A genomic segment from Desulfosoma caldarium encodes:
- a CDS encoding TIGR04013 family B12-binding domain/radical SAM domain-containing protein, whose amino-acid sequence MKMEKHRSGYDSVESSIDRTPHAIVFRSQRWNRYSFLALLASLEARQGTDHTPILWLNARTKAEAVNALHKWLHTYDRLLVLYSFMTPQWPETVQEVRDLQHLRKSGCLTLAAGGPHPSASPRSVLHAGFDVVCRGDGEPIFPELIRQWAQKACLNFLPGLYLDTPFGVVFTGHPLKASLEDVPALPVAHGMFGPIEISRGCPYGCRYCQTPRLKGRTIRHRSLTAIFHAVEAMVEAGRMDLRFITPNALAYGSPDGRHPNVKALKELLSGLRHRVSSAGRIFFGTFPSEVRPEWVQPQLMELVVRYADNRQIVMGAQSGDPHMLQRMHRGHSVEDVRKACAVAGSFGLRPVVDFILGLPEETEEQMSRSVDFMEELAEKGARIHAHTFMPLPGSPWAARKPEPIPDTIQSRMERLISQGKLFGQWKAQAQWSRQPHR is encoded by the coding sequence ATGAAAATGGAAAAACATCGGTCCGGATATGATTCTGTGGAGTCCAGCATCGATCGCACGCCGCACGCCATCGTCTTTCGGTCTCAGCGCTGGAATCGTTACAGTTTTTTGGCCCTTTTGGCCTCCTTGGAAGCCCGACAGGGGACGGATCATACACCGATTCTCTGGCTCAATGCTAGGACAAAGGCCGAGGCCGTCAACGCCCTGCACAAATGGCTGCATACCTACGATCGGCTCCTCGTGCTGTATTCCTTCATGACGCCTCAATGGCCAGAAACAGTCCAGGAGGTGCGCGATCTTCAGCACCTTAGGAAGAGCGGTTGTCTGACTCTAGCCGCCGGAGGCCCTCATCCTTCCGCAAGCCCGCGCTCGGTGCTTCACGCCGGATTTGACGTGGTGTGTCGTGGGGATGGAGAGCCGATCTTTCCAGAACTCATACGGCAATGGGCCCAGAAGGCTTGCCTAAACTTTCTTCCCGGGCTCTACCTGGATACGCCCTTCGGAGTGGTGTTCACAGGACACCCTTTGAAAGCGTCCTTGGAAGATGTTCCGGCACTGCCTGTGGCTCATGGAATGTTCGGGCCCATTGAAATCAGCCGCGGATGCCCTTATGGCTGCCGGTACTGCCAGACCCCTCGTCTCAAAGGGCGCACCATTCGGCACAGAAGCCTGACGGCCATTTTTCATGCGGTGGAAGCCATGGTCGAAGCGGGCCGCATGGATCTTCGTTTCATCACACCCAATGCCTTGGCCTACGGTTCCCCCGATGGACGACATCCTAACGTGAAGGCACTGAAGGAACTCCTTTCGGGCTTGCGCCATCGCGTGTCCAGTGCAGGACGCATTTTTTTCGGTACCTTTCCCTCGGAAGTTCGCCCCGAATGGGTCCAGCCGCAGCTCATGGAATTGGTCGTGCGCTACGCTGACAACCGCCAAATTGTCATGGGAGCGCAAAGCGGAGATCCACACATGCTTCAGCGAATGCATCGAGGCCACAGTGTGGAGGATGTGCGAAAAGCCTGCGCTGTAGCCGGCAGCTTTGGGCTTCGGCCCGTGGTGGACTTCATTCTTGGATTGCCTGAAGAAACGGAGGAGCAGATGTCTCGTTCGGTCGACTTTATGGAGGAACTCGCCGAAAAGGGCGCAAGAATCCATGCGCACACCTTTATGCCTTTGCCCGGTTCTCCGTGGGCGGCACGAAAACCCGAACCCATCCCGGACACCATTCAATCCCGCATGGAAAGGCTCATCTCCCAAGGAAAACTTTTCGGCCAATGGAAAGCCCAGGCGCAATGGTCACGCCAACCGCATCGGTAA
- a CDS encoding CDP-archaeol synthase, whose amino-acid sequence MPMQNFLSALLLLWLVNFAPPLLAFLLDERWSTPLDRGHLFRDGKPLLGPHKTIRGVVGAVVTGCAVAPILGFPWLVGAAVAVLSMAGDLLSSFIKRRFDLPSGSAVPVLDQMFEGALPLFVLSFHVGTHPAVLLSLLVIFSVGAYAGSHFFKKILLQQPFEGYPRPVKTRIRFRELTSCQIRSAPWAHMFHFEDVVMYRMIMNTVFRWLGLLEPGRNNALNIQTRHLTLAFSHLPEAFDGYELLLITDLHLDGLDGLVERLQGLLANEPVDLCLLGGDYRMENYGPSDEAVRRLKRLVPHIRARDGVLAVLGNHDCPEMVTALKDDGVRFLVNEAHCLQRDLSRLCIVGVDDPHYFRADDLPEALSHVPSGAFVILLVHSPEIAHQAARYGVPLYLCGHTHAGQIQIPRIGPLFTHSRSSRSLVQGLWKYHGMIGYTSAGVGVSGTPVRFHTHGEIVRITLRKAFGPSNDTST is encoded by the coding sequence ATGCCGATGCAGAATTTCCTGAGCGCTCTTCTCTTGTTGTGGCTCGTCAACTTTGCGCCTCCTTTGTTGGCGTTTCTTCTCGACGAGCGATGGTCCACCCCTCTGGATCGCGGCCACCTCTTTAGGGATGGCAAGCCTCTTTTGGGGCCTCACAAGACCATCCGTGGGGTTGTGGGTGCCGTGGTGACCGGTTGCGCAGTCGCCCCAATCCTAGGCTTTCCCTGGCTCGTGGGCGCTGCTGTCGCCGTTTTGAGCATGGCCGGGGATCTCCTTTCCAGCTTCATCAAACGGCGATTCGATCTGCCCAGCGGCAGTGCGGTCCCCGTCTTGGACCAGATGTTCGAAGGCGCCTTGCCCCTGTTTGTGCTTTCTTTCCACGTGGGCACCCATCCGGCCGTGCTCCTGAGCCTCCTTGTCATTTTTAGCGTGGGCGCCTACGCAGGCTCTCATTTTTTCAAAAAGATTTTGTTGCAGCAACCTTTTGAAGGCTATCCCAGACCTGTGAAGACGCGCATTCGTTTTCGAGAACTGACCAGTTGCCAGATTCGGTCTGCACCCTGGGCGCACATGTTTCATTTTGAAGACGTGGTCATGTACCGCATGATCATGAACACGGTGTTTCGATGGCTGGGACTTTTGGAGCCCGGCCGAAACAATGCCTTGAACATTCAGACACGGCACCTGACCTTAGCGTTTTCACATCTTCCAGAGGCCTTTGATGGATACGAACTGCTGCTCATAACAGATCTGCATTTGGACGGGTTGGACGGCCTGGTGGAGCGGCTTCAGGGACTGTTGGCCAATGAGCCTGTGGACTTATGCCTTCTGGGCGGTGATTACCGCATGGAAAATTACGGGCCTAGCGACGAAGCGGTTCGGCGCCTAAAGCGCCTTGTGCCTCACATTCGCGCTCGAGATGGTGTGCTGGCGGTGCTCGGCAATCACGACTGTCCAGAAATGGTCACTGCCCTGAAGGATGATGGGGTTCGCTTTCTCGTCAATGAAGCCCACTGTCTTCAGAGGGATCTGAGTCGTCTGTGCATTGTCGGCGTGGATGACCCTCATTACTTTCGTGCCGACGATCTACCGGAAGCCTTGAGCCACGTTCCTTCCGGGGCCTTCGTTATTCTTTTGGTGCATTCTCCGGAAATTGCTCATCAAGCCGCACGTTATGGCGTCCCTTTGTATCTGTGCGGCCATACTCATGCCGGCCAGATTCAGATTCCTCGCATTGGCCCTCTATTCACCCACAGTCGGTCCTCGCGCTCCCTGGTCCAGGGGCTCTGGAAATATCACGGCATGATCGGTTATACGAGTGCGGGCGTTGGCGTTTCCGGTACTCCCGTGCGATTTCACACTCATGGCGAAATCGTGCGAATTACCCTCAGAAAGGCGTTTGGGCCATCAAACGACACCTCCACGTGA